A section of the Leptospira kobayashii genome encodes:
- a CDS encoding AsmA family protein — translation MWQKFLKYFAYFFLGLGFLIFALFLGLKQILDTKTVKDSVSDNVRKFVNLDVKYSEIGSFVFPFPGIKIQNLEISDQGQPLAYVESIRLQPNFFALLQKEFKISSVSVDKGKIQLTRDNEGKFPVLGKLQNKNEEKEEPVKDDPESILSLIPSYIRINDLEFILNDLPTNSKQTILIRDFFIETDDDDRSIDLSLKSEINQTEFILETKTYLTANEWSYESLRTETEIHWNDAKLSQFQDLLSVFPDADFSESKLNLGLALKKENSDQIHLSIVRFSLEGVKRKTTFIGDLFLSLQSDFSKENGKIQVNSFFMDLGKFAHLGVEGNVLLREKERKLDFSVNSDFFDLRKVLFFKDSFAKFQPDKFKLIREKESPVVLKKEDPIPLFANLKFDFKNLNINGHLISSLIGNLEYNPSQMILYPTEASLYGGQIRTEGNVSFATPIPTLQLKGKVSRVSLEPAIDRMTDDKYIKGRLNSDFTVKCKLGDSATIKNSLDVKTKFHVTQGKLLGYANFIKPVATIGQILNFNLTSKESTSFESITGGLDLYKQKATLTDFSMKGEGLSATGGGVYQTNGKIDMKFTVSLPGAVGKAVKLPILYRGIMGRNVAYIDPVWMASVYAGTVLLAGPVGTLVGGMVGSAASDNVEKVVGSVKDSVNSVRAFFTGKDEKSKK, via the coding sequence ATGTGGCAAAAATTTTTAAAATACTTCGCTTACTTTTTTCTGGGACTCGGTTTCCTTATCTTTGCATTATTTCTCGGGCTCAAACAGATTTTGGATACGAAAACGGTCAAAGATTCGGTTTCGGATAACGTTCGTAAGTTTGTTAACCTGGATGTAAAATACTCGGAAATAGGATCTTTTGTTTTTCCTTTCCCCGGAATCAAGATTCAAAATCTGGAAATATCGGACCAAGGTCAACCGTTGGCCTATGTAGAATCCATTCGTCTTCAACCGAATTTTTTCGCTTTGCTGCAAAAGGAATTCAAAATCAGTTCCGTTTCCGTAGACAAGGGTAAAATTCAACTAACAAGAGATAACGAAGGCAAGTTTCCCGTTTTAGGAAAATTGCAAAATAAAAACGAAGAAAAAGAAGAACCAGTGAAGGATGATCCGGAATCGATTCTATCTTTGATTCCTTCCTATATCAGGATTAATGACTTGGAATTTATTTTGAATGATCTTCCTACGAATTCCAAACAAACGATTCTGATTCGGGACTTTTTCATTGAAACGGACGACGATGATCGTTCGATTGATTTGAGTTTGAAGTCCGAAATCAATCAGACCGAATTTATTTTGGAAACCAAAACCTATTTAACTGCAAACGAATGGTCTTACGAATCATTACGGACTGAGACGGAAATCCATTGGAATGATGCGAAACTTTCCCAGTTTCAGGATCTTTTGTCCGTATTTCCCGATGCGGATTTTTCAGAATCGAAATTGAATCTGGGTTTGGCACTGAAGAAAGAAAACTCGGATCAAATTCACCTAAGCATAGTTAGGTTTTCTTTGGAAGGAGTCAAAAGAAAAACGACTTTCATCGGGGATTTGTTTTTAAGTCTGCAATCGGATTTTTCCAAAGAGAATGGGAAAATCCAAGTGAATTCGTTTTTTATGGATCTTGGAAAATTCGCTCATTTGGGTGTGGAGGGGAATGTTCTTCTGCGGGAAAAAGAAAGGAAATTGGACTTTTCCGTAAATTCGGATTTTTTCGATTTAAGAAAGGTTCTGTTTTTCAAAGATAGTTTTGCGAAATTCCAGCCGGATAAATTCAAACTGATACGGGAAAAGGAGTCTCCAGTTGTCCTGAAAAAAGAAGATCCGATTCCTCTATTTGCAAATCTGAAATTCGATTTTAAAAATTTAAATATAAACGGGCACTTGATATCGAGTTTGATAGGAAATTTGGAGTATAACCCAAGTCAGATGATATTGTACCCGACAGAGGCCTCTCTTTACGGAGGACAAATCAGAACGGAAGGAAATGTCTCGTTCGCTACTCCTATACCCACTCTCCAGTTGAAAGGAAAAGTCTCAAGAGTCAGCCTGGAGCCTGCCATCGACAGGATGACCGATGATAAATACATAAAAGGTAGATTGAATTCCGATTTCACCGTTAAATGTAAGTTAGGTGATTCGGCAACTATCAAAAACTCACTGGATGTAAAAACAAAGTTTCATGTCACTCAAGGTAAATTGTTAGGTTATGCAAATTTTATCAAACCGGTAGCTACGATCGGCCAAATTTTAAATTTTAATCTGACTTCAAAAGAAAGTACTTCCTTTGAATCCATCACCGGTGGATTGGATTTGTACAAACAAAAAGCGACCTTAACTGATTTTTCCATGAAAGGAGAAGGCCTTTCTGCAACGGGGGGAGGGGTATATCAAACCAATGGAAAAATCGATATGAAATTTACAGTATCTCTTCCTGGAGCAGTGGGCAAAGCAGTGAAACTTCCAATTCTTTATCGTGGTATTATGGGAAGAAATGTCGCTTACATTGATCCTGTTTGGATGGCTTCCGTTTATGCAGGCACTGTACTTCTTGCAGGTCCGGTTGGTACCTTGGTAGGTGGAATGGTCGGATCGGCTGCATCGGATAACGTAGAAAAGGTGGTTGGCAGCGTGAAAGATTCGGTGAATTCAGTTCGGGCCTTTTTTACGGGGAAAGATGAAAAATCGAAAAAATGA
- a CDS encoding rhodanese-like domain-containing protein, producing the protein MDSAFAVSKKKPIKKQSNPIPNRLIDYNGFQKIVVESSEERENKRLTEDKFLEMMAEDQTVLLDARSENRYQLRHIKGAFNLPFTEFTEDSLAKLIPNKDTKILIYCNNNFEGSPESFAAKAPAASLNLSTYTSLKAYGYKNVYELGPLLDIQKTKIPFEGKELEK; encoded by the coding sequence ATGGATTCCGCGTTTGCAGTCTCAAAAAAGAAACCTATAAAAAAACAATCCAACCCCATTCCCAACCGATTGATCGATTATAACGGATTTCAAAAAATCGTTGTGGAATCTTCGGAAGAACGGGAAAACAAACGATTAACAGAAGATAAATTTTTGGAGATGATGGCAGAAGATCAAACCGTACTACTTGATGCCCGTAGTGAAAATCGATACCAACTCCGCCACATCAAAGGCGCTTTCAATTTGCCGTTTACGGAATTCACCGAGGACAGCCTTGCCAAACTGATTCCAAATAAAGATACGAAAATTCTGATCTATTGTAATAATAATTTCGAAGGTAGTCCGGAATCCTTCGCAGCCAAAGCTCCCGCCGCCTCATTGAATTTATCTACTTACACTTCCTTAAAAGCTTACGGATACAAAAACGTATATGAGCTTGGTCCTCTTTTGGACATTCAAAAAACCAAGATTCCTTTTGAAGGAAAGGAATTGGAGAAATAA